From Rutidosis leptorrhynchoides isolate AG116_Rl617_1_P2 chromosome 3, CSIRO_AGI_Rlap_v1, whole genome shotgun sequence, a single genomic window includes:
- the LOC139902264 gene encoding thioredoxin M-type, chloroplastic-like, with translation MHILLHWAIVEVVTACSWTELVVAADKPVLVEFWAPSCVPCQMISSIVVELAKEYAGKVLCYRINIDDYPNVASQYGITSIPTVLFYKDGENKGSFTGVVAKSTLCAALNKYAE, from the coding sequence ATGCACATTCTACTACATTGGGCTATAGTTGAAGTGGTTACAGCATGTTCATGGACTGAGTTGGTGGTAGCAGCTGACAAGCCAGTGCTAGTCGAGTTCTGGGCACCATCGTGTGTGCCATGTCAGATGATATCTTCAATAGTTGTGGAACTCGCAAAAGAGTACGCGGGAAAAGTTTTGTGTTATAGAATTAACATCGATGACTACCCGAATGTTGCATCACAATATGGAATTACAAGCATCCCAACTGTGCTTTTCTACAAGGACGGGGAAAACAAAGGGAGTTTTACTGGTGTTGTCGCTAAATCCACTCTTTGTGCCGCTTTAAACAAGTATGCCGAGTAA